The following proteins come from a genomic window of Gottfriedia acidiceleris:
- a CDS encoding tRNA dihydrouridine synthase: MELKDNFWRDLPRPFFILAPMEEVTDVVFRHVVSEAARPDVFFTEFTNSESYCHPEGNKSVRGRLAFTEDEQPMVAHIWGDKPEFFRQMSIGMAELGFKGVDINMGCPVPNVAGHGKGSGLIRRPEVAAELIQAAKAGGLPVSVKTRLGFSEVDEWRDWLTHILKQDIANLSIHLRTRDEMSKVDAHWELIPEIKKLRDEVAPDTLLTINGDITDRQIGLKLAHQYGIDGIMIGRGIFHNPFAFEKEPKEHSSKELLDLLRLHMDLHDKYSHLELRSFKALHRFFKIYVRGFRGASELRNQLMNTSSTDEVRAMLDNFESKNLDGILEL; this comes from the coding sequence ATGGAATTGAAAGATAATTTTTGGCGTGATTTACCGCGACCATTCTTTATACTGGCACCAATGGAAGAAGTGACGGATGTTGTTTTTCGCCACGTTGTAAGTGAAGCAGCCAGACCAGATGTGTTTTTCACAGAGTTTACAAACAGTGAGAGTTATTGTCACCCAGAAGGAAACAAAAGTGTGCGTGGGCGTTTGGCTTTTACAGAGGATGAACAGCCGATGGTAGCTCATATATGGGGTGATAAGCCTGAATTCTTCCGACAAATGAGTATTGGTATGGCAGAACTTGGGTTTAAAGGTGTAGATATCAATATGGGCTGTCCTGTACCTAACGTGGCTGGCCACGGAAAGGGAAGCGGCCTGATTCGCCGCCCAGAAGTTGCAGCAGAATTAATACAAGCAGCAAAAGCAGGAGGATTGCCTGTAAGTGTAAAGACAAGGCTTGGCTTCTCTGAGGTAGACGAATGGCGCGACTGGCTAACTCATATTTTGAAACAAGACATTGCCAATCTGTCGATCCATCTTCGCACAAGAGATGAAATGAGCAAAGTGGATGCACATTGGGAATTAATACCGGAGATAAAGAAACTTCGTGATGAAGTGGCACCTGATACACTCTTAACGATCAATGGGGATATCACTGACCGTCAAATTGGCTTAAAGCTCGCTCATCAATATGGTATTGATGGGATTATGATTGGCCGCGGTATTTTCCATAATCCGTTTGCTTTTGAAAAGGAGCCGAAAGAACATAGCAGTAAGGAACTACTTGATCTCTTAAGATTGCATATGGATCTCCATGATAAATATTCACATTTAGAGCTGCGTTCGTTCAAGGCTCTTCATCGCTTTTTTAAGATATATGTTCGTGGGTTTAGAGGGGCAAGTGAGTTAAGAAATCAATTAATGAATACATCATCAACAGATGAGGTACGTGCAATGCTTGATAACTTTGAGTCAAAGAATCTTGATGGAATTTTGGAACTGTAA
- a CDS encoding N-acetylglucosamine kinase, producing MNRLIIGMDGGGTKTRVMVKERLDGETLFDQNFGMSNYNNIGVEGLKPVFNEIYESLVSYFGERLQNAILVLGSAGVDRPKDIDIYLNALKESGFSCQLEVVNDAEIALVGGNGDRKDALMIAGTGSIVMGVDSKGNTIRSGGWGGLISDEGGGFQIGLHAIAAVMNEYDKVIAPTTFTEKLLAHFKLNSPEDFMDLLYLEDTIPVDKVASCTPIVLEAWVNGDEAARTIVEGELDKLVRLVIGISRQMGSIKFRLSVAGSLLTKSAEYFDTLKEKLGVALPQVELSTPLYDPVFGAIIIGEKYL from the coding sequence ATGAATAGACTGATAATCGGAATGGATGGCGGAGGAACGAAAACGAGAGTTATGGTCAAAGAACGCCTAGATGGAGAAACGTTATTTGATCAAAATTTTGGAATGTCAAATTATAACAACATCGGTGTAGAGGGACTTAAACCGGTTTTTAATGAAATATATGAATCGCTTGTTTCTTATTTTGGAGAGCGTTTACAAAATGCGATTCTTGTACTAGGTTCTGCAGGAGTAGACCGACCGAAAGATATTGATATTTATTTGAATGCATTAAAAGAAAGTGGTTTTTCTTGCCAGCTAGAAGTAGTGAATGATGCAGAAATTGCTCTTGTTGGAGGGAACGGAGATCGAAAAGATGCTTTGATGATTGCTGGAACAGGCTCCATTGTTATGGGAGTAGACTCAAAAGGAAATACAATACGCTCAGGCGGATGGGGCGGATTAATAAGTGATGAGGGTGGCGGTTTCCAAATCGGTTTGCATGCAATCGCGGCTGTTATGAATGAGTACGACAAAGTTATTGCTCCTACTACTTTTACCGAAAAATTGCTCGCTCATTTTAAGTTAAATTCTCCGGAAGATTTTATGGATTTATTATACTTGGAAGATACAATTCCCGTAGATAAGGTAGCTTCATGTACGCCTATCGTCTTAGAGGCATGGGTAAACGGTGACGAGGCTGCTCGTACAATTGTTGAAGGGGAACTAGATAAGTTAGTTCGTTTAGTCATTGGAATCAGCCGACAAATGGGTTCAATTAAATTCCGCCTTTCTGTGGCAGGAAGTTTGCTGACGAAATCAGCTGAGTATTTCGATACGCTAAAGGAGAAGTTAGGTGTGGCTTTACCACAGGTTGAACTTTCTACACCTCTTTATGATCCAGTTTTCGGTGCTATCATAATTGGCGAGAAATATTTGTAA
- a CDS encoding MupG family TIM beta-alpha barrel fold protein, which yields MREIGISVYPNFYPLEQIKDYLEKAKSLGFKKVFVSLILNNHGFEGAINVNVDTWNELFSYCKELNMTVSADMNDEVFSELGCTLNDLTAIKNMGITRLRIDGGFTSEEVALLSKNKQGIQIEVNASMSSSNNQNGNALRECREFLETIEREGNIGQLTACHNFFPLPDTALSLEDIRSINNMFALFGVPVGGFVASQLSPKDLHHLGHGVCTIEKHRFLPSHIAMLELFANGFNDVLIGDSFADLSELKEMARCYKQDYIEIPVVFNQFVPEQTKAKISEQVLISRVDQPANLIRATDTRGMEVPHCYCAPREKYTVSILNNRSAQYEGEVQISLKDLGQSVEHNVIGFIHPFAYDLMPYLLAGKNKFRLVGYK from the coding sequence ATGCGTGAAATAGGAATTAGTGTGTATCCCAATTTTTATCCTTTAGAACAAATCAAAGATTATTTAGAGAAGGCAAAATCATTAGGATTTAAAAAGGTATTTGTTTCATTGATATTAAATAATCATGGTTTTGAAGGTGCAATAAATGTAAATGTGGACACTTGGAATGAATTATTTAGTTATTGCAAGGAACTTAATATGACTGTGTCAGCTGATATGAATGATGAAGTTTTCAGTGAGTTGGGTTGTACATTAAACGACCTTACAGCAATAAAGAATATGGGTATCACAAGGCTCCGCATCGATGGTGGGTTTACCAGTGAAGAAGTTGCACTTCTTTCTAAAAATAAACAGGGAATTCAAATAGAAGTAAATGCTTCAATGTCTTCTTCTAATAATCAAAATGGAAACGCTTTACGCGAATGTCGTGAATTTTTAGAAACAATAGAACGAGAAGGAAATATCGGACAACTAACAGCTTGTCATAATTTCTTTCCTCTACCAGATACAGCATTGTCCTTAGAGGACATACGCTCAATTAACAATATGTTTGCTTTATTTGGTGTACCAGTCGGAGGATTTGTTGCATCGCAGCTTTCACCTAAAGATTTACACCATTTAGGTCATGGAGTTTGTACAATTGAAAAACACCGATTCTTGCCTAGCCATATTGCCATGCTAGAGTTATTTGCAAATGGTTTTAATGATGTGTTAATTGGAGACTCATTTGCAGATTTATCAGAGCTTAAAGAAATGGCTAGATGTTACAAACAAGATTATATAGAAATTCCAGTTGTTTTTAATCAGTTTGTTCCCGAGCAGACAAAGGCGAAAATTAGCGAGCAGGTTCTTATTTCAAGAGTAGATCAACCAGCAAATCTAATTCGTGCAACTGATACAAGGGGAATGGAAGTTCCTCATTGCTACTGTGCTCCAAGAGAGAAATATACAGTTTCTATTTTAAATAATCGAAGTGCACAATATGAGGGAGAGGTACAAATTTCATTAAAAGATTTAGGACAATCCGTTGAACATAATGTCATTGGATTTATTCATCCTTTTGCATACGATTTAATGCCTTATTTATTAGCAGGCAAAAATAAATTTCGATTAGTTGGATATAAATAA
- a CDS encoding sugar phosphate nucleotidyltransferase, translating to MVKSAVILAAGKGSKMNPFNAVRSKTAIKIAGKSLIRYNIESIVTMGIEEIVVVVNEEHQREIENLLFDIDNVKFVVDQSNLGSAESLVKGAERLSSTKEFLVLYGDTIIQKKDLKQLANSNKSTVLLKKLEESSRNWIGASIKDGFVQSIGAHYRGDSITHQFAGFLFDDSLLDEVRRTPDYFPNVKVGVGVPKERYIEAALLKSLEKTKLQAIECNGYFFDIDKPWHMLEANEYMVNHFCNAIKENELAEGATISENATIHGHVKLGKNSSIGDRVVIHGNLIVGDNTIIDNGAIFNGNAVIGDHTAIRNYCMIYDGVSIGSHCIFDHCAEFLGGMVMDKVYLYHYGEFYGAIGSHTDIGAATVCGTLRFDDGETEHVVNGRKEIPLHFSNAAYLGDYCRTGVNTIIMPGCKIGAYSVLGAGAIIDKDIEQNSLVFVKQDLVIKKWSEKKYGW from the coding sequence ATGGTAAAAAGTGCAGTAATTCTTGCAGCAGGCAAAGGGAGTAAAATGAATCCTTTCAACGCAGTTCGCTCCAAAACAGCAATAAAAATCGCTGGTAAATCACTAATACGTTATAATATTGAATCAATTGTAACAATGGGAATAGAAGAGATTGTTGTTGTCGTTAATGAGGAACATCAAAGAGAGATTGAGAATCTTCTATTCGACATAGATAATGTTAAATTTGTAGTTGATCAATCAAATTTAGGAAGCGCAGAAAGTTTAGTAAAGGGAGCTGAAAGACTTTCAAGTACTAAGGAGTTTCTTGTTCTTTACGGTGATACGATTATCCAAAAAAAGGATCTCAAGCAATTAGCTAATTCCAACAAATCTACCGTTTTGTTGAAAAAATTAGAAGAATCTTCAAGGAATTGGATCGGTGCAAGTATAAAGGATGGATTTGTCCAGTCAATCGGTGCTCACTACCGTGGTGACAGTATTACCCACCAATTCGCAGGATTTCTTTTTGACGATTCATTACTAGATGAAGTCAGAAGAACGCCCGACTATTTTCCGAATGTAAAAGTAGGAGTGGGTGTTCCGAAAGAACGATACATCGAAGCTGCACTTCTAAAATCACTTGAGAAAACCAAATTACAAGCGATTGAGTGTAATGGCTATTTCTTTGATATCGATAAGCCTTGGCATATGTTAGAAGCGAATGAATATATGGTGAACCATTTTTGTAATGCAATAAAAGAGAATGAACTTGCAGAAGGTGCGACGATTTCTGAAAATGCAACCATTCATGGTCACGTAAAGCTTGGTAAGAATTCCTCAATTGGTGATCGAGTGGTCATTCACGGTAACCTAATTGTAGGTGATAATACAATCATAGATAATGGTGCGATTTTCAATGGCAATGCAGTTATTGGCGATCATACAGCCATTCGTAATTATTGTATGATTTATGATGGCGTTTCAATTGGGTCGCATTGTATATTCGACCATTGTGCAGAGTTCCTTGGCGGAATGGTAATGGATAAGGTATATCTTTACCACTATGGTGAATTTTATGGAGCAATAGGCAGTCATACGGATATCGGTGCTGCAACTGTATGTGGAACATTACGCTTTGATGACGGTGAAACTGAGCACGTTGTAAATGGGCGGAAAGAAATACCTTTACATTTTTCAAATGCAGCTTATCTTGGTGATTATTGTAGAACTGGTGTGAATACGATTATTATGCCTGGATGTAAAATAGGGGCTTATAGTGTGCTTGGAGCAGGTGCAATCATTGATAAAGATATTGAACAAAATAGTCTTGTGTTTGTAAAACAAGATTTAGTTATAAAAAAATGGAGTGAAAAGAAGTACGGTTGGTAA
- a CDS encoding SIS domain-containing protein translates to MENYFKYVMANLEKLYTTQNQNIDHAATCIFEAIQNGGRFLVTGSGHSHMFAEEFYVRAGGFAEVSPILPNEFFLHDHPLKSTVIERIEAYAKVIFELYKISSKDILVIASNSGRNGMTVELAKMTQECGAKVIAFTNPNHPEGSKSRHSSGKYLCDFSDVVIDNCTGPGDAAFYVEEANTGMGATSTMAGAFVAQSISILLAKKYHQAGLKPPVFKSSNVDGGDEWNKELFAKYYGV, encoded by the coding sequence ATGGAGAATTATTTTAAGTATGTGATGGCAAATCTTGAAAAACTATATACGACACAGAATCAAAACATTGACCATGCAGCAACTTGTATTTTTGAAGCCATTCAAAATGGTGGTCGCTTCCTTGTTACTGGTTCGGGTCATTCCCATATGTTTGCAGAAGAATTTTATGTAAGAGCGGGTGGATTTGCGGAGGTCTCTCCAATTTTGCCCAATGAGTTTTTTTTACATGACCATCCATTAAAAAGTACTGTGATTGAACGAATAGAAGCTTATGCAAAGGTAATTTTTGAATTATACAAAATAAGCTCAAAGGATATTCTTGTGATTGCTTCCAATTCGGGAAGAAATGGAATGACTGTTGAACTTGCAAAAATGACACAGGAATGTGGTGCAAAGGTAATTGCTTTTACAAATCCAAATCATCCAGAAGGCTCAAAATCCAGACATAGTAGCGGAAAATATCTTTGTGATTTTAGTGATGTAGTCATAGATAATTGCACCGGACCTGGAGATGCTGCCTTTTATGTAGAAGAAGCAAATACAGGTATGGGGGCAACTTCTACAATGGCCGGAGCATTTGTTGCTCAATCAATTTCTATATTATTAGCCAAAAAATATCATCAAGCTGGATTAAAACCACCTGTGTTTAAAAGCTCTAATGTAGATGGTGGAGATGAATGGAATAAAGAGTTGTTCGCTAAGTATTATGGTGTTTAA
- a CDS encoding BglG family transcription antiterminator, whose protein sequence is MRRDLILQYLYQKGKSLTSQELESEFAISNRTLRNELKELNTIGEKSGFVIQKKRGEGYLLYVENQELVQTYMKEIDGALAPDLPRVRVNNIIMLLLQTTEFQTIDMFADSLMISRSTVFTDMIEVEKQVRIFDLKVETKSRYGVRLLGDETNFRRAFSYFLSQKETGLLKKSNYQTFEKAFPFEEIRAVLSEEVQNNQLKLSYFALENILVHIQVLSFRVTQHNFILPNQEKKLDVSLIKPSFMNIAKRICEILSELYHVILPESEIIYLAAHISGKSSVDDIEEHEKNDLKQKLKNCLERLDQTFLTQFSGDQQLLNTMIMHMYPLLRRLYFNLKLTNPLIDDVYSRYSDVFMIALNFSEMIKEIWGFELSSDEMGYITMHLAAHVEREKQKQLSSYKKILLSYGLGAGSAELMKMKLETLFQGAKIDVVLYSELQLLNLEDYDLLVSSTSIPFDNISIPYIQVAPILTETDVQRIRRTLTRYPANKVKEDVPTLLSLFHTDLFYIEESKESFDYKAFIKEKAKRVVELGFAGPNYPALVVDREEKISTILQNGIAAPHALKMVAIQDSISVVIFKNPPTIDGKVVQILFLINLRAGDLFLHKELSRLFLHLMDHPETKQKVLKSNNFNDFQYEISKILFQYGS, encoded by the coding sequence ATGCGAAGAGATTTAATTTTGCAATATTTGTATCAAAAAGGAAAATCACTAACTTCACAGGAACTTGAATCAGAATTCGCTATTTCAAATCGTACATTGCGAAATGAATTGAAAGAATTAAACACGATTGGAGAAAAGTCCGGATTTGTGATTCAGAAAAAACGTGGTGAGGGCTATTTACTTTATGTAGAGAACCAAGAGTTGGTTCAAACATATATGAAAGAAATAGACGGGGCATTGGCACCAGATTTACCTCGCGTTCGAGTGAATAATATCATTATGCTTTTACTTCAAACGACAGAGTTTCAAACAATCGATATGTTTGCTGATAGTCTAATGATTAGCAGATCGACAGTTTTTACCGACATGATTGAAGTTGAAAAGCAAGTAAGGATTTTTGATTTAAAAGTAGAAACAAAATCACGTTACGGAGTTCGTTTACTTGGCGATGAAACGAATTTTAGAAGAGCGTTTTCCTACTTCCTAAGTCAAAAAGAAACAGGATTATTAAAGAAGTCAAATTATCAAACTTTTGAGAAAGCGTTTCCGTTTGAGGAAATTCGAGCTGTTTTGAGTGAAGAAGTACAGAATAATCAACTGAAATTAAGTTATTTTGCACTTGAGAATATTTTAGTGCATATCCAAGTACTCTCGTTTCGAGTAACTCAACACAACTTTATCTTGCCTAATCAAGAAAAAAAGTTAGATGTTTCTCTAATCAAACCATCGTTTATGAATATAGCAAAGAGAATTTGTGAAATTCTATCTGAACTATATCATGTCATATTACCAGAGAGTGAAATAATCTATTTAGCTGCTCATATAAGTGGTAAGTCGAGTGTAGACGATATTGAGGAACATGAAAAAAATGACCTAAAACAAAAACTAAAGAATTGTTTAGAAAGATTAGATCAAACTTTCTTAACTCAGTTTTCAGGTGATCAGCAACTTTTAAATACGATGATCATGCATATGTATCCATTGTTAAGAAGATTATATTTTAATTTGAAGCTTACGAATCCATTAATAGATGATGTTTATAGTAGGTATTCGGATGTGTTTATGATTGCTCTAAATTTTTCTGAAATGATAAAGGAAATATGGGGGTTCGAACTTTCTAGTGACGAAATGGGTTATATTACAATGCATTTAGCAGCTCACGTGGAAAGGGAGAAGCAAAAACAATTAAGTTCCTACAAAAAAATTCTACTCTCTTACGGATTAGGAGCAGGGTCGGCTGAATTAATGAAAATGAAACTTGAGACACTTTTCCAAGGCGCAAAAATTGATGTCGTTTTGTATAGTGAGCTTCAATTATTAAATTTAGAAGATTATGACTTATTAGTTTCATCGACTTCGATTCCATTTGACAATATTTCGATTCCGTATATTCAAGTAGCACCAATACTAACTGAAACGGATGTCCAAAGAATTCGTCGTACGCTTACTAGATACCCGGCTAATAAAGTTAAAGAAGATGTACCAACACTTTTATCTTTATTTCATACAGATTTGTTTTATATAGAAGAAAGCAAAGAGTCGTTTGACTACAAAGCCTTTATTAAAGAAAAGGCAAAAAGGGTTGTTGAACTAGGGTTTGCAGGACCTAACTATCCAGCTTTAGTTGTCGATCGTGAGGAAAAAATATCGACGATACTGCAAAATGGAATTGCTGCACCACATGCATTAAAAATGGTTGCGATTCAGGATTCGATCAGTGTGGTGATTTTTAAAAATCCGCCAACAATCGATGGGAAAGTTGTACAAATCTTATTTTTAATTAATCTTCGTGCCGGAGACTTATTTTTACACAAAGAGTTAAGTCGATTATTTTTACATTTAATGGACCACCCCGAGACGAAGCAGAAAGTATTAAAATCAAATAATTTTAACGATTTTCAGTATGAAATTTCAAAAATCCTGTTTCAATATGGTTCGTAG